The window GAggattgaaaataatatataaggtagaagtactagtgctcgacgctgtaCTAGTcgccgacatgggcactttatttcatggaaatataggttaaatttgaacaacgaagatttttctgtattcgaacttaatccttgtcactttgccataaagtgcccatgtcgagtactagtgcagcgtcgagcactagtacttctaccgtATGTACATTTGTACAGCCGAGGAAATTGAATTTTTAgaaatttgcggttcaagttaatttggttgtacatacttatgctaagagcgTCCAATATAAAGTGTACCGTAAACTGCTAAGAAATCAATTACCTAGACCACGTCTACATTTAGACCAGGATCTCCAGAAGAGTGTCGTATGCATACTTGTTAGACCTCAGTTTGACTTTTGATCCTTGTAGTAGGTCTCCCAGGCTTCAAGAACCCTGATGTTGCCGGGCTGAAAAAGTGGTGCCGTTCGCCCGACCACCTCCTTGAAAATTCCCTATAAAATGTTCATAGTTTTCAAAAAAGgcaaaagcatttatttgtctaACATAGGTATATATACATCATCATCCTATCACTATGTTGTGCCGTAAGGCGTACAATTTTTCATTCTAGGACTGATTTTTCATTGATGGAATTCTAaattctaatgtttttttttttgttataattaattcaTACCCGgactgcttgtttgccaccgacgtagtataaaaaaatacataataataataataattcagcctatatacgtcccactgctgggcacaggcctcctctcatgtgcaagagggctcgggctatagtccccacgctagcccaatgcggattggggacttcacatacacctttgaatttcttcgcagatgtgtgcaggtttcctcacgatgttttccttcaccgaaaagctagtggtaaatatcaaatgacatttcgtacataagttccgaaaaactcattggtacgagccaggatttgaacccacgacctccggattgaaagtcggacgtcatatccatacatatataaatacatatttacgaTCAAAGTAAACTGCTATAAAATAGACCGTGACTTATAGAGTAGTTTGACGGAGCTTTTTCAGACGGCCGAGGTTTAGCGAGGTCGTCAAGTAATAAGTTTGTAGAGCTAATCATGCCAGTTGGCCAGGTCGAATAAGTTGCCACGTTAACACGTGTTAAAACACACGCAAACGTGTAATTTTAGagttttaaattcatatttttaagttattgagCTGGAACAACTTTTCAGTGGCCAACTAAGTTAATGTTGGAAAAAGTTTTCTGACTATtgtataacaatattataatcTCTTTGTCTCTGGTCTGGGTAGTCTAGTCTAGCTAGGGGTAGTGAGTATAGAATTGagtgtaaaaaagaaaaagtggatataaacagaaaaaaatatttatttaataacattaaaagtatttaatataCATCTAAAACTAGACTGTAAGTAtacaaatataaaccttattttacataacattataaacatacataaGTCATGCATAGATGATGGAActgttttgtaataataatgacCTTTTGATAATATACTAAGGTCCGTTGTTCGTTCCAATCCAACAGAGCAAACAAATTATGACTCTGAGAGCTTACCGCGACCACCGAACTATGCAAATTGCGGGcttctttctctgtcactctgattatgccttaattggagtaaaagataAAGAGGCCCGCAATTTTCTAACTTCGGTATAACACAACCTCagtgattattttttatactgtaACACAATTCTATAGTGTTGTCTATTTAGCTTATTAaggaaacatttttaataaactacgagtcattaggcgggtccagacagagcgaacatacgcgcgaggcaatttactcgcgcacaaaccggccagtgtaaattaatgtgcctcggccgaggcggcgcgctcaggcaaggaaaacgcgcgcgccgcctctgccgaggcacgtctacactgaccATTTTGtgtgcgaggaaattgcctcgcgcgtatgctcgctctgtgtggacccgcctatttaactaaataatctttaaagataaaagatttattctaaataaaataatcttttaaAATCAAGATTGTTAGGGTCAGttctaaaagttaaaaataatattgaatgaCTGAATAATCTAATCAGACAATCTATAGCATGTGCCTGGCACATAAAAATTACATCCTAAGCTTTGGGCGCATTGGTAATACCAATAACAGACTTGTAGTACTTAGGTTCGCTCAGGGAGTTCACCAGGAACGCCCCCAGGTCGTACTTGGAGATGGCTCTGCCTGGAGACTTCTCCGGGTTCACTTCTATGATTACTTCCCTGCTTGGCTCAtctgtacaaaaaaatatgattatgaGTAATgaccacaaataaataaatatttgaggacaatcttacacaaatcaaggTCATTCTCTAATTATATGACTATGACTGAGGTCAGACTCAACCCCTTCAAACTGTTCATACATTTGGTATGATTTGAAGGAGTTTAGACAAATCTAAAGAATGATCCCAACCtagcccaaactaagcaaagtttgcTAAACATAAAATATGTCCTTGATCAGTAACTTCAATATATGACAAGAATTAAGAAAGTCTAATCAGTTTGAAAAAGTGATATATGTTATGAGTTTAACGATTAAATACACATTATTATGCCAGCAAGGTACTAATAGAATACATTCATAATGTAACGCAAGAATATGTCCCTTATCCATAAGGATGAGATATGAGATTACTGGAGATAAGATACTTGGGAAAGTATGCCAACAAACTGCTAGAGTCAAACCAACTTATcttttggcagcgattttggtgGATTTCGGTAGCCcaaactgtgcaagtgttattgaAACGtgaaacatctatgaaattatgatgtttacttaacacttgcacaggctgggctatcaaaaacactgccaacttagcttggtctgactctatacaCTGTGGCAGACTAGTGTCAATGAATATTTGTGACTTAAAAAAACTCACCAGCAATATGTGGAGGGAACACAGCAACATAGTTCAAACCACTGTCCTTAACCACCTGATACATCCTCTTGTGGTCCTCATTCAGGTCCACAAACCTTGGGGGCACCTTGTCAGGCTCATAAAACAAGAATGCTGATAGACAGACTGACAAGATCTTCACACCCTTCGCTCGCATAGCTTCAATAATGTTCTTAGTG of the Cydia pomonella isolate Wapato2018A chromosome 19, ilCydPomo1, whole genome shotgun sequence genome contains:
- the LOC133528114 gene encoding flavin reductase (NADPH) — translated: MVNKIVIFGSTGMTGLCAVEAAVKKGLEVRAFVRTPSKLPTHLKDKVDIFQGNVLEPDSVHDAVEDMDAVVIALGTNNQLEPTSDLSEGTKNIIEAMRAKGVKILSVCLSAFLFYEPDKVPPRFVDLNEDHKRMYQVVKDSGLNYVAVFPPHIADEPSREVIIEVNPEKSPGRAISKYDLGAFLVNSLSEPKYYKSVIGITNAPKA